One region of Sphingomonas abietis genomic DNA includes:
- a CDS encoding NADPH-dependent oxidoreductase, producing MSEMRALAHPDDDAGARRAARLYERYRDTLDVPVAWNETLDTMLSHRSVRAYLPDPVPEGTLELLVAAAQSAASSSNLQPWSVVAVEDPARKARLAGLAGNQTQILQAPLLLLWILDLHRLTAIGEAIGAPADGPQFLESFLLSAVDTSLAAQNAVVALESIGLGSCYIGGIRNKPAEVAAELGLPPQAFALFGLTVGHPDPAAPASVKPRLPQEAVLFREQYGSERNALAIAAYDLRLRSFQREQGMTERDWTEQASQRVRGAASLAGRDALREVLHGLGFRLD from the coding sequence ATGAGTGAAATGAGGGCGTTGGCCCATCCGGACGACGATGCCGGCGCACGGCGCGCGGCGCGGTTGTATGAACGCTATCGGGACACGCTGGATGTGCCCGTGGCCTGGAACGAGACGCTCGACACGATGCTGTCGCACCGCTCGGTTCGTGCCTATTTGCCCGATCCCGTGCCGGAGGGGACGTTGGAATTGCTGGTCGCGGCGGCGCAGTCGGCGGCGAGTTCGTCCAATCTCCAGCCCTGGAGCGTCGTCGCGGTTGAGGATCCGGCGCGCAAGGCACGGCTCGCGGGGCTCGCCGGGAACCAAACCCAAATTCTCCAGGCACCGCTCTTGCTGTTATGGATTCTGGACCTCCACCGCCTCACCGCGATCGGTGAAGCGATCGGCGCGCCGGCCGACGGGCCGCAGTTTCTCGAAAGCTTCCTGCTGAGCGCGGTGGATACCTCGCTTGCCGCCCAGAATGCCGTGGTGGCACTCGAATCGATCGGCCTCGGCAGTTGTTATATCGGCGGCATTCGCAACAAGCCTGCCGAGGTGGCGGCCGAACTCGGCCTGCCGCCACAGGCGTTCGCACTGTTCGGGCTGACGGTGGGCCATCCCGATCCCGCCGCACCCGCCTCGGTCAAGCCGCGCCTGCCTCAGGAGGCGGTGCTGTTCCGCGAGCAATATGGCTCGGAACGCAATGCGCTCGCCATTGCCGCTTATGATCTCCGGTTGCGCAGCTTTCAGCGTGAGCAGGGCATGACGGAGCGCGACTGGACGGAACAGGCGAGCCAGCGGGTGCGTGGTGCCGCCTCGCTCGCCGGTCGAGACGCGCTTCGCGAGGTGCTGCACGGGCTCGGTTTCCGGCTCGACTAG
- a CDS encoding DUF6250 domain-containing protein: MTRRSNGPAHKSARWAGLLLAAPLVIAASPADDFRHGLAHWRAEAEAPAQITAQGGILDIVAPKGLTLWYDRPLTGPVEIDYDVEAVAEGGVDDAVSDVNAFWMASDADDPGATHPPRPRSGRFADYDDLRTYYVGIGGNRNSTTRLRRYVGQAGDRPILPGNDRRDAAALLQPNRWMHIRLIADGHRVAVLRDGKMLFGLDDDAPYRHGYFALRTTASHLRVRRLRIRSVTP; this comes from the coding sequence ATGACGAGACGATCGAACGGGCCGGCGCATAAGTCGGCGCGATGGGCCGGGCTGCTGCTGGCCGCGCCGCTGGTGATTGCGGCATCCCCCGCCGACGATTTCCGCCACGGCCTCGCCCATTGGCGCGCCGAGGCCGAGGCGCCCGCGCAGATCACCGCGCAGGGCGGCATCCTCGACATCGTGGCGCCCAAGGGGCTCACCCTGTGGTACGATCGGCCGCTCACCGGGCCGGTCGAAATCGATTATGATGTCGAGGCGGTGGCCGAAGGCGGGGTCGACGATGCGGTGAGCGACGTGAACGCCTTCTGGATGGCCAGCGATGCCGATGATCCGGGGGCCACGCATCCGCCGCGTCCGCGATCCGGCCGCTTCGCCGACTATGACGATCTGCGGACCTATTATGTCGGGATTGGCGGCAACCGGAACAGCACGACAAGGCTACGCCGCTATGTCGGCCAGGCCGGCGATCGCCCGATCCTGCCGGGGAACGACCGCCGCGATGCCGCAGCGTTGCTCCAGCCCAATCGCTGGATGCACATTCGCCTGATCGCGGACGGACATCGTGTCGCGGTGCTGCGCGACGGGAAAATGCTGTTCGGCCTCGATGATGACGCACCCTATCGGCACGGCTATTTCGCGCTGCGAACGACCGCGAGCCATTTGCGGGTCCGCCGGCTTCGTATCCGGTCGGTGACGCCATAG
- a CDS encoding carboxymuconolactone decarboxylase family protein — protein sequence MATEPTNARNAFGDVAPHLAAITDKVLFGDVWENPALAPRDRSLVTITCLIAMYRINEMPFHIKKALENGVTPDEIVAAITQIAFYAGWPPAMTALPIVKKVFEDAGA from the coding sequence ATGGCCACCGAACCGACCAACGCCCGCAACGCCTTCGGCGACGTCGCGCCGCACCTCGCCGCGATCACCGACAAGGTGCTGTTCGGCGACGTCTGGGAGAATCCGGCGCTCGCCCCCCGCGACCGGAGCCTCGTGACGATCACCTGCCTGATCGCGATGTACCGGATCAACGAAATGCCCTTCCACATCAAGAAGGCGCTCGAGAATGGCGTGACGCCGGACGAGATCGTCGCGGCGATCACCCAGATCGCCTTCTACGCGGGCTGGCCGCCCGCGATGACGGCACTGCCGATCGTCAAAAAGGTTTTCGAGGACGCGGGCGCCTGA
- a CDS encoding LysR family transcriptional regulator, with the protein MPTARSEITDFTYFLAIARHQSFRRAGLELGISASALSHALKGLEARLGVRLLNRTARSVVLTAAGAELRDAIAAPFDAIAAAVETLNRYRDAPTGRIRLNVPVDAASLLLGPVLPIFVERYPDVELDISVSNRMIDVIDGGYDAGVRYGGTVPEDMIAQRLSADIRWIVVGTPGYLERFGRPAHPDDLARHRCLRFRLGDESLYRWEFERGEEAVAVAVPGTLTIDDSHLILAALGGGAGLMYGPEPLLRTGIEAGRWEEVLAGWSGYGPGFHVYYSSRRHLPTGLRLLIDLIRELRPLGL; encoded by the coding sequence ATGCCGACCGCCCGATCCGAGATCACCGACTTCACCTATTTCCTGGCCATCGCCCGGCATCAGAGCTTTCGGCGCGCGGGGCTCGAGCTCGGGATCAGCGCGTCGGCGCTCAGCCATGCGCTCAAGGGGCTCGAGGCGCGGCTCGGCGTGCGGCTGCTCAACCGGACCGCCCGAAGCGTCGTGCTGACCGCGGCCGGCGCCGAATTGCGCGATGCGATCGCCGCGCCGTTCGATGCGATCGCCGCGGCGGTCGAGACGCTCAACCGCTATCGCGACGCGCCGACCGGGCGCATCCGCCTCAACGTGCCCGTCGACGCCGCCAGCCTTTTGCTCGGCCCCGTCCTGCCGATCTTCGTCGAGCGCTATCCCGACGTCGAACTCGACATCAGCGTCAGCAACCGGATGATCGACGTGATCGACGGCGGATATGATGCCGGCGTCCGCTATGGCGGCACGGTGCCCGAGGACATGATCGCGCAGCGGCTGTCGGCCGACATCCGCTGGATCGTGGTCGGCACGCCGGGCTATCTCGAACGCTTCGGCCGGCCGGCGCACCCCGACGATCTCGCGCGGCATCGCTGCCTGCGCTTCCGCCTCGGCGACGAGAGCCTCTATCGATGGGAGTTCGAGCGCGGCGAGGAGGCGGTCGCGGTGGCGGTCCCGGGGACGCTCACGATCGACGACAGCCATCTGATCCTGGCGGCGCTGGGCGGCGGCGCCGGGCTGATGTACGGCCCCGAACCCTTGTTGCGCACCGGGATCGAGGCGGGGCGATGGGAGGAGGTGCTCGCCGGCTGGTCCGGATACGGGCCGGGATTCCACGTCTATTATTCGAGCCGGAGGCATTTGCCGACGGGGCTCCGCCTGCTGATCGACTTGATCCGGGAGCTTCGCCCGCTGGGGCTGTGA
- a CDS encoding SDR family oxidoreductase, which yields MQPIYDFTGKVALVTGASRGIGLATAKAFAESGASVVLADRDEATLAAAVAQLTAAGHTAIAVPCDVAVEAQAQALVERAVATFGRLDMAYNNAGILGPWGPVTDETEAGFDDVHAVNLKGIWACMKHELIQMEKQGGGAIVNCSSLGGLVGLPNRAAYHSSKHGVLGLTKCAALDVATKNIRVNAVCPGTIDTPMGDGIDEAMLKEIMREQSIGRLGRAEEIAAAVLWLCSDGASLVLGVGLPVDGGFTVH from the coding sequence ATGCAGCCCATCTATGATTTCACCGGCAAGGTCGCGCTGGTCACGGGCGCGAGCCGGGGCATCGGCCTCGCCACCGCCAAGGCTTTCGCGGAAAGCGGGGCGTCCGTCGTCCTCGCGGATCGCGACGAGGCGACGCTTGCCGCCGCCGTCGCGCAGCTGACGGCCGCCGGACACACCGCGATCGCCGTCCCCTGCGACGTCGCCGTCGAGGCGCAGGCCCAGGCGCTGGTCGAGCGCGCGGTCGCCACCTTCGGCCGGCTCGACATGGCCTACAACAATGCCGGAATCCTCGGCCCCTGGGGTCCCGTCACCGACGAGACCGAGGCCGGCTTCGACGACGTCCACGCGGTCAATCTCAAGGGCATCTGGGCGTGCATGAAGCATGAGCTCATCCAGATGGAGAAGCAGGGCGGCGGTGCGATCGTGAACTGCTCGTCGCTGGGCGGGCTCGTCGGCCTTCCCAACCGCGCCGCCTATCACAGCTCCAAACATGGCGTGCTCGGCCTCACCAAATGCGCCGCGCTCGATGTAGCGACCAAGAATATCCGCGTGAACGCGGTGTGCCCGGGGACGATTGACACGCCGATGGGCGACGGCATCGACGAGGCGATGCTCAAGGAGATCATGCGCGAGCAGTCGATCGGGCGGCTCGGCCGGGCGGAGGAAATCGCGGCCGCGGTGCTGTGGTTGTGCAGCGACGGCGCGAGCCTGGTGCTCGGCGTGGGGCTGCCGGTCGACGGCGGCTTCACCGTCCATTGA
- a CDS encoding ATPase domain-containing protein, whose amino-acid sequence MRGVRFRGGHHDFEIKPGGLCVYPRLVAAEHGDRYDDTPLSTGSEHLDNLLGGGIVPGTTTLLSGPAGVGKTTATVQAMVAGLAGGAKAAYFLLDERLPTLIKRSKSLGMDLMPFIDAGTLDARAIDPAELSPGEFVGAVRDAVEIFGAKIVVVDSLNAYLQSMPNEQFLVLQMHELLSYLGQKGIATILILGLHGITGDIRSDIDLSYLADTVLQLRYFEAYGEVRQAISVIKTRTARHERTIREFQITEQGLSVGDTLRDFQGVLTGVPTFSGEGSRLMKKDDNAGAGPASPR is encoded by the coding sequence ATGCGCGGTGTCCGCTTCCGTGGTGGACATCATGATTTCGAGATCAAGCCGGGCGGCCTGTGCGTCTATCCGCGGCTCGTGGCGGCCGAGCATGGCGACCGTTACGACGACACCCCGCTCTCGACCGGCTCGGAACATCTCGACAATCTGCTCGGGGGCGGGATCGTACCCGGCACGACCACGCTTCTGTCCGGCCCGGCGGGTGTCGGCAAGACGACGGCGACGGTACAGGCCATGGTTGCCGGGCTGGCCGGCGGAGCCAAGGCCGCGTACTTCCTGCTCGACGAGCGACTGCCGACCTTGATCAAGCGCTCGAAGTCGCTCGGCATGGACCTGATGCCGTTCATCGACGCCGGGACGCTGGATGCGAGGGCCATCGATCCTGCCGAGCTGTCGCCGGGTGAATTTGTAGGCGCGGTTCGCGACGCAGTGGAGATTTTCGGCGCGAAGATCGTCGTGGTCGATAGCCTCAACGCCTATCTGCAATCGATGCCGAACGAGCAGTTCCTCGTCCTGCAGATGCACGAACTGCTGAGCTATCTTGGCCAGAAGGGCATCGCGACGATCCTCATCCTCGGGCTCCACGGCATCACCGGCGACATTCGATCCGACATCGATCTCAGCTATCTCGCCGATACCGTCCTCCAGCTTCGCTATTTCGAAGCCTATGGCGAGGTCCGCCAGGCGATTTCCGTGATAAAGACTCGCACCGCGCGGCACGAACGGACGATCCGCGAGTTTCAGATCACGGAACAGGGTCTCTCGGTCGGTGACACACTGCGGGATTTCCAGGGTGTGTTGACGGGCGTCCCGACCTTTTCGGGCGAGGGATCGAGGCTGATGAAAAAAGACGATAACGCGGGGGCAGGACCGGCTTCTCCACGGTGA
- a CDS encoding LamG-like jellyroll fold domain-containing protein, translating to MALRFSRLRASVACVALLAGSGARAEPGLLFSLSGDKGSVADFAAGGATPIFAKGVTAIADGKVGAGFTFSDDLVLAWPGPGNIYAQRGTLSFFFRSRTPFGTTPFPIFRVGGSDGSSWDMVFLRIDWNGHGYDAFVTDTGLARTRISYRIASIPAANAWTHIAFGWDERSGVKLWVDGQRVATLNRKAVYDAGLFGFGPFQRVVSPWQVHTRRMYSHGGDLDEIRIYDHMLDDASVATLATAGTPNAPAAPPAPAMPTDDPQVRQDWWHRYGWAAADIAPLYLSAASIRIRKVEFSDARDQKEKMARGTDGIRETTWPGVYNRSRLPGRHDYFELPDWNVYATGGQAYTLTLPDEPWNRIEIAGPAYGDLQRTDGDGAGLLFRRPEGLERSSTPLDHERHGGTIRFDNVAQETPIEEIGAYDVTAGEAPAADFRLHYRIDAKADPASYPALDGLAGYIAGRFVPQERATVVALPAGAPRKPRAAVAAPASTPASTPPSASASALPIVHILVPGDFRDARLGNAPQRFTYGAANLNMGLDGVAIHLPALPVQPTHRGLLPLNIRIKDPTWPDRDLLDVDVAVKPGEARTLWLDTRDRILPDGASMMIDIAAAGGGFDMHALDGTDVDLLYKPVAAAKAEHVADRLAQARDELSWLVEEQPSTRLYPVWTRFERDISDVLRVDPGNATARAYWVEKEPEQPYAPMSPEPAPPPGVPAWAWRQSEDLKLYQQFVDWWIDHRQIADGEFGGGLSDDTDLVNQWVPLAMMGVEPERIAASQRRVLDATFANGMWSNGLGRIRTDELHSYEEGINTLGQAMLLDWGDPSAIERSMAVARNYPKLMQVNPAGHAHVVSSLFSGTSIVREAALGWQEPYSLLITHPGLMLVDYNGAPATKALLLSVLDGWLAHGKKDANGVWQFPSNIEWASDKATGKGVASAGNSFWAAYDWTGDERYLRPIATEMAEHDLAGLSALNADLLARTPQGPALAKAIADGTVKPDGGAIDRNLGGFNDRDYARFVHWQQTGDKNDLVALYDGEIASDRGRMPVLTDAELWVDRVSVPSELLQRTRMGGVAHRRNAYYPGNLVRWHFAAPARGEDVALLIPHGDPRHFRIIGYNLTDRPITARMTGDEVAAGRWRLSAGIDTDGDDRADTVGEQRDVTLERGAGVDIAFPPHQTIVYDFTLATPGDDPAARPDIGLSGEDLALRGDRLSVTAHSLGAKATPGGTAIVEDAAGHVVARAPIPPLAAPTDLEPKTATVAIRLPHGTPTPGLRVRLTLDGDPAETSATNNVAALGVTIASQIAGATESRDDATAQEDTK from the coding sequence ATGGCGTTGCGTTTTTCGAGGTTGAGGGCGTCGGTCGCCTGCGTGGCTTTGCTGGCAGGGTCTGGCGCCAGGGCCGAGCCCGGCCTGCTCTTCTCCTTATCGGGTGACAAAGGCTCCGTCGCCGATTTCGCGGCCGGCGGGGCGACGCCGATCTTCGCCAAGGGGGTGACCGCGATCGCCGACGGCAAGGTGGGAGCCGGATTCACCTTCTCGGACGATCTGGTGCTCGCGTGGCCGGGACCCGGCAATATCTACGCGCAGCGCGGCACGCTCTCCTTCTTCTTCCGCTCGCGCACGCCGTTCGGGACGACCCCGTTCCCGATCTTCCGTGTCGGCGGCAGCGATGGCAGCAGCTGGGACATGGTGTTCCTGCGGATCGACTGGAACGGCCATGGCTACGACGCCTTCGTCACCGACACCGGCCTTGCGCGGACCCGAATATCCTACCGGATCGCCTCGATCCCCGCGGCCAACGCCTGGACCCACATCGCCTTCGGCTGGGACGAGCGCAGCGGCGTCAAGCTGTGGGTCGACGGCCAGCGCGTCGCGACGCTGAATCGCAAGGCGGTCTATGATGCCGGGCTGTTCGGGTTCGGTCCCTTCCAGCGGGTCGTCTCGCCGTGGCAGGTCCACACCCGCCGGATGTACAGCCATGGCGGCGATCTCGACGAGATCAGGATCTATGATCATATGCTCGACGATGCCTCGGTCGCCACGCTCGCCACCGCCGGCACCCCGAACGCTCCCGCCGCGCCGCCCGCGCCCGCCATGCCGACCGACGATCCGCAGGTGCGGCAGGATTGGTGGCACCGCTATGGCTGGGCCGCCGCCGACATCGCCCCGCTCTACCTGTCGGCAGCGTCGATACGCATCCGCAAGGTCGAGTTCAGCGACGCGCGCGACCAGAAGGAGAAGATGGCGCGCGGCACCGACGGCATCCGCGAAACGACCTGGCCAGGCGTCTACAACCGTTCCCGCCTGCCCGGTCGCCACGATTATTTCGAACTGCCCGACTGGAACGTCTATGCCACCGGCGGCCAGGCCTACACGCTGACCCTGCCGGACGAGCCCTGGAACCGGATCGAGATCGCCGGCCCCGCTTATGGCGACCTGCAGCGCACGGACGGCGACGGGGCCGGCCTGCTGTTCCGCCGGCCCGAAGGCCTGGAGCGCAGCAGCACGCCGCTCGACCATGAGCGGCATGGCGGTACGATCCGTTTCGACAATGTCGCGCAGGAGACGCCGATCGAAGAGATCGGCGCCTACGACGTGACCGCGGGCGAGGCCCCGGCCGCCGATTTCCGGCTGCACTACCGGATCGATGCCAAGGCCGATCCGGCTTCCTATCCGGCGCTGGACGGATTGGCCGGATATATCGCCGGCCGCTTCGTGCCGCAGGAGCGCGCCACCGTCGTCGCGCTGCCCGCAGGCGCGCCGCGCAAGCCCCGCGCCGCGGTCGCCGCGCCGGCATCGACACCGGCGTCAACACCGCCATCGGCATCGGCATCGGCGCTGCCGATCGTCCATATCCTGGTGCCCGGCGATTTCCGCGATGCCCGGCTCGGCAATGCGCCCCAGCGCTTCACCTATGGCGCCGCCAATCTGAACATGGGGCTGGACGGGGTGGCGATCCACCTCCCGGCCCTGCCGGTCCAGCCGACGCATCGCGGCCTGCTGCCGCTCAACATCCGGATCAAGGATCCGACCTGGCCCGATCGCGATCTGCTCGATGTCGATGTCGCGGTGAAGCCCGGCGAGGCGCGCACGCTGTGGCTCGATACGCGCGACCGCATCCTGCCCGACGGCGCCTCGATGATGATCGACATCGCCGCGGCCGGCGGCGGCTTCGATATGCATGCGCTCGACGGCACCGACGTCGACCTGCTGTACAAGCCGGTCGCCGCGGCCAAGGCCGAGCATGTCGCCGATCGACTGGCGCAGGCGCGGGACGAACTGTCCTGGCTGGTCGAGGAACAGCCCAGCACTCGGCTCTATCCGGTGTGGACCCGGTTCGAACGCGACATCAGCGATGTCCTGCGCGTCGATCCGGGCAATGCCACGGCCCGCGCCTATTGGGTCGAGAAGGAGCCGGAGCAGCCTTATGCGCCGATGTCGCCCGAACCCGCGCCGCCGCCGGGCGTTCCTGCCTGGGCTTGGCGGCAGAGCGAGGACTTGAAGCTCTACCAGCAGTTCGTCGACTGGTGGATCGATCATCGCCAGATCGCCGACGGCGAATTCGGCGGCGGCCTCTCCGACGATACCGATCTGGTCAACCAGTGGGTGCCGCTGGCGATGATGGGGGTCGAGCCCGAACGGATCGCCGCCTCGCAACGGCGCGTGCTCGACGCGACCTTCGCCAATGGCATGTGGAGCAACGGGCTCGGCCGCATCCGCACCGACGAGCTGCACAGCTACGAGGAGGGCATCAACACGCTCGGCCAGGCGATGCTGCTCGACTGGGGCGATCCGAGCGCGATCGAGCGCAGCATGGCGGTCGCGCGCAACTATCCAAAGCTGATGCAAGTCAATCCCGCCGGCCATGCCCATGTCGTCAGCTCGCTGTTCAGCGGCACGAGCATCGTGCGGGAAGCGGCGCTGGGCTGGCAGGAGCCCTACAGCCTGCTGATCACCCATCCCGGCCTGATGCTCGTCGACTATAATGGCGCGCCGGCAACCAAGGCGTTGCTGCTGTCGGTGCTCGACGGCTGGCTGGCGCACGGCAAGAAGGACGCGAACGGCGTCTGGCAGTTCCCCTCGAACATCGAATGGGCCAGCGACAAGGCCACCGGCAAGGGTGTCGCCAGCGCCGGCAATTCCTTCTGGGCCGCCTATGACTGGACCGGCGACGAGCGCTATCTGCGTCCGATCGCGACGGAGATGGCCGAGCATGATCTTGCCGGTCTGTCGGCGCTCAACGCCGACCTGCTGGCGCGCACGCCGCAGGGGCCGGCGCTCGCCAAGGCGATCGCCGATGGCACGGTGAAACCCGATGGCGGCGCGATCGATCGCAATCTCGGCGGCTTCAACGATCGCGACTATGCCCGCTTCGTCCATTGGCAGCAGACCGGCGACAAGAATGATCTCGTCGCCCTGTATGACGGCGAAATCGCCAGCGATCGCGGTCGGATGCCGGTGCTGACCGACGCGGAGCTCTGGGTCGATCGGGTCAGCGTACCGAGCGAGCTGCTCCAGCGCACCCGAATGGGTGGCGTCGCGCACCGCCGCAACGCCTATTATCCCGGCAATCTGGTGCGCTGGCATTTCGCCGCCCCGGCGCGGGGGGAGGACGTCGCCCTCCTGATCCCGCACGGCGATCCGCGCCATTTTCGCATCATCGGCTATAATCTCACCGATCGGCCGATCACGGCGCGGATGACCGGCGACGAGGTGGCGGCGGGCCGCTGGCGTCTCTCCGCGGGTATCGACACCGATGGCGACGACCGCGCCGACACCGTCGGGGAGCAACGCGACGTCACGCTCGAGCGCGGCGCCGGCGTCGACATCGCTTTCCCGCCGCACCAGACGATCGTCTACGATTTCACCCTGGCGACACCGGGCGACGATCCGGCGGCCCGGCCGGATATCGGTCTGTCGGGCGAAGATCTCGCGTTGCGCGGCGATCGCCTGTCGGTCACCGCCCACAGCCTCGGCGCAAAGGCGACGCCGGGTGGCACCGCGATCGTCGAGGATGCCGCCGGCCATGTTGTGGCCCGTGCCCCGATCCCGCCGCTCGCCGCGCCGACCGATCTCGAACCGAAGACGGCGACGGTCGCCATTCGGCTGCCGCACGGCACGCCGACGCCAGGACTTCGGGTACGCCTGACGCTCGACGGCGATCCAGCGGAGACCAGCGCGACCAACAATGTCGCGGCGCTGGGCGTGACGATCGCCTCGCAGATCGCGGGCGCCACGGAATCGCGCGACGACGCCACCGCGCAGGAAGACACGAAATGA
- a CDS encoding LLM class flavin-dependent oxidoreductase, translated as MRYGYWMPVFGGWLRNIADEGMEATWDYARALAVRAEQIGYDLTLIAELNLNDIKGTDQPALDAWSTAAAIAAVTRTQELMVAVRPNFHQPALFAKAAANIDRISGGRLSLNVVSSWWADEARQYGLQFDEHDDRYARTTEWLDVVHGLWTEERFSYAGRFYRTEEAICAPKPSAPPILYAGGESEAAKTMIVTQCDAYVMHGDPVAVIAPKIADMRARRAAAGGRAMTFGMAAYAIVRDTEAEAQAELDRITEVVDLPAGYANFDQWLSGTQLEREPKLKEYAVSNRGLRPNLVGTPAQIKARIAEYEAAGLDLLLLQMSPQAEEMERFAAQVING; from the coding sequence ATGCGATACGGATATTGGATGCCGGTGTTCGGTGGGTGGCTCCGCAACATAGCCGATGAAGGGATGGAGGCGACGTGGGACTATGCGCGGGCTCTCGCCGTGCGTGCCGAGCAGATCGGTTATGACCTGACGCTGATCGCCGAACTCAATCTGAACGATATCAAAGGCACCGATCAGCCTGCGCTCGACGCCTGGTCCACCGCCGCTGCGATCGCGGCCGTGACCCGAACGCAGGAATTGATGGTCGCGGTACGGCCCAATTTCCACCAGCCCGCACTGTTCGCCAAGGCCGCCGCCAATATCGATCGTATCTCGGGCGGGCGGCTGTCGCTGAACGTGGTGTCCTCCTGGTGGGCGGACGAGGCGAGGCAATATGGCCTTCAGTTCGACGAGCATGATGATCGCTATGCCCGGACGACGGAGTGGCTCGATGTCGTCCACGGCCTTTGGACAGAAGAGCGGTTCAGTTACGCGGGTCGGTTCTATCGCACCGAGGAGGCGATCTGCGCGCCGAAGCCGAGCGCGCCCCCCATCCTCTATGCAGGCGGCGAGAGCGAAGCGGCCAAGACGATGATCGTTACCCAATGCGATGCCTACGTGATGCACGGAGATCCCGTGGCAGTGATCGCGCCCAAAATCGCCGACATGCGGGCACGCCGGGCGGCAGCGGGCGGCCGTGCGATGACCTTCGGCATGGCCGCTTATGCGATCGTGCGCGACACCGAGGCGGAAGCTCAGGCCGAGCTTGATCGCATCACCGAGGTCGTGGATCTGCCAGCCGGCTACGCCAATTTCGATCAGTGGCTGTCCGGGACGCAATTGGAGCGCGAGCCAAAACTTAAGGAATATGCGGTGTCCAATCGGGGACTTCGGCCAAACCTCGTTGGCACGCCGGCGCAGATCAAGGCGCGGATCGCCGAGTATGAGGCGGCGGGCCTCGATCTGCTGCTACTGCAGATGAGTCCCCAGGCCGAGGAGATGGAACGCTTCGCGGCCCAGGTGATCAACGGCTAG
- a CDS encoding (R)-mandelonitrile lyase: MKLMRAGSQPSQKGPDEYFTGSVRIDPLYAATEPARVSAGQVTFEPGARSAWHTHPLGQILVVTAGCGWTQCEGEPIVEIRAGDTIWCPPGHKHWHGASPTTAMTHIAIQEALDGKAVIWMEKVTDEEYLAGPGGVDRTHIVDE, encoded by the coding sequence ATGAAGCTCATGCGCGCCGGATCGCAGCCCTCGCAAAAGGGCCCCGACGAGTATTTCACCGGCTCCGTGCGGATCGATCCGCTCTACGCCGCGACCGAGCCGGCGCGCGTCTCGGCCGGACAGGTGACGTTCGAGCCGGGCGCGCGCTCGGCCTGGCACACGCATCCGCTCGGCCAGATCCTGGTCGTCACCGCCGGCTGCGGCTGGACGCAGTGCGAGGGCGAGCCGATCGTCGAGATCAGGGCGGGCGACACGATCTGGTGCCCGCCCGGCCACAAGCATTGGCACGGCGCCTCGCCGACCACCGCGATGACCCACATCGCGATCCAGGAAGCGCTCGACGGCAAGGCGGTGATCTGGATGGAGAAGGTGACCGACGAGGAATATCTCGCCGGGCCGGGCGGCGTCGACCGGACGCATATCGTCGACGAGTAA
- a CDS encoding ATP-grasp domain-containing protein: protein MTDLAILYEHPFWFEPLFGALSARGISAQKIHADGLCFDPSSAIVPAPLVFNRIAMSSFLRAPEHPIFFARSLLAHWQRLGARVLNGVRALETDASKASQLSLIAGLGHGIPATRVVHRRADLISATQGLRWPLVVKANIGGSGAGIMRYDDLAALEQAVATGAVPDSIDRVLLVQEYVPVRGGAITRIETLGGRYLYAIEVDGGGAFDLCPADACLVDGKPSIMRRAAEPDPAIIDAAERIVQAAGIDVGGVEMMIDDRDGVPRFYDINALSNFVAKPLDILGWDPHERLVDWLVQRIADAKA from the coding sequence ATGACCGACCTTGCCATCCTGTACGAGCATCCCTTCTGGTTCGAGCCGCTTTTTGGCGCGCTGTCGGCGCGAGGCATATCGGCGCAGAAGATCCATGCCGACGGGCTTTGCTTCGATCCGTCGAGCGCCATCGTCCCGGCGCCGCTGGTGTTCAATCGAATCGCCATGTCGAGTTTTCTGCGGGCGCCCGAACATCCGATCTTTTTCGCCCGCTCGTTGCTGGCGCATTGGCAGCGACTGGGCGCCCGCGTCCTGAACGGCGTGCGGGCGCTCGAGACGGATGCGTCCAAGGCGAGCCAGCTTTCGCTCATTGCCGGACTGGGCCACGGCATACCGGCCACGCGGGTCGTCCATCGTCGCGCGGATCTGATATCGGCAACCCAGGGGCTGCGCTGGCCGCTCGTCGTGAAAGCCAATATCGGCGGTTCGGGCGCCGGGATCATGCGCTATGACGATCTGGCCGCGCTGGAGCAGGCGGTAGCGACCGGCGCGGTGCCGGACAGCATCGACCGGGTTCTCCTCGTGCAGGAATATGTGCCGGTTCGCGGCGGCGCGATAACGCGGATCGAGACGCTCGGCGGCCGCTATCTTTACGCGATCGAGGTCGATGGCGGCGGCGCCTTCGATCTTTGCCCGGCGGACGCGTGCCTGGTCGACGGCAAGCCGTCGATCATGAGGCGCGCGGCCGAACCCGATCCGGCCATCATCGACGCCGCCGAGCGGATCGTGCAGGCGGCGGGCATCGATGTCGGCGGGGTCGAGATGATGATCGATGATCGCGATGGCGTGCCGCGCTTCTACGATATCAACGCCTTATCGAACTTCGTTGCCAAACCGCTCGATATACTCGGTTGGGATCCCCACGAACGGCTTGTGGATTGGTTGGTGCAGCGCATCGCCGATGCGAAGGCCTGA